One genomic region from Camelus bactrianus isolate YW-2024 breed Bactrian camel chromosome 3, ASM4877302v1, whole genome shotgun sequence encodes:
- the LOC105068295 gene encoding olfactory receptor 2T1, with translation MGSMEGYNTSSTDFIFMGLFNRQDTSGLLFAIISLIFFTALMANGVMIFLIRTDSCLHTPMYFLLSHLSLIDMMYISTIVPKMLVHYLLGQRTISFVGCTAQHFLYLTLVGAEFFLLGLMAYDRYVAICNPLRYPVLMSRRVCWMIIIGSWSGGSLDGFLLTPITMSFPFCNSREINHFFCEAPAVLKLACADTAVYETVMYVCCVLMLLIPFSLVIASYAQILTTVYHMSSVEGRKKAFATCSSHMTVVTLFYGAAMYTYMLPHSYHRPEQDKVFSVFYTILTPMLNPLIYSLRNKDVTRAMKRALARCKGVQRVSGMPFDT, from the coding sequence ATGGGATCCATGGAAGGATACAACACATCCTCTACGGACTTTATCTTCATGGGGTTGTTCAACAGACAAGACACATCAGGCCTTCTTTTTGCCATCATCTCTCTCATCTTTTTCACTGCGTTGATGGCCAATGGGGTCATGATATTCCTGATTCGCACCGACTCAtgcctccacacccccatgtacttccTACTTAGCCACCTCTCCCTCATTGACATGATGTACATCTCTACCATCGTGCCCAAGATGCTGGTCCATTACCTGCTGGGTCAAAGGACCATCTCCTTCGTGGGATGCACAGCTCAGCACTTCCTCTATCTCACCCTTGTGGGAGCTGAATTCTTCCTGCTGGGCctcatggcctatgaccgctacgtAGCCATCTGCAACCCCCTCCGCTATCCCGTCCTCATGAGccgccgtgtttgttggatgattATAATAGGTTCCTGGTCTGGGGGCTCTCTGGATGGCTTCCTTCTGACCCCCATTACCATGAGTTTCCCTTTCTGCAACTCCCGGGAGATTAACCATTTCTTCTGTGAAGCACCTGCCGTCCTGAAGTTGGCTTGTGCAGACACAGCTGTCTATGAGACAGTAATGTATGTGTGCTGTGTTTTGATGCTTCTGATCCCTTTCTCTTTGGTGATTGCCTCCTATGCCCAAATCCTGACCACAGTCTACCACATGAGCTCagtggaggggaggaagaaggCGTTTGCCACCTGCTCATCTCACATGACAGTGGTGACCCTGTTCTATGGGGCTGCCATGTACACCTACATGCTGCCACACTCTTACCACAGGCCAGAGCAAGACAAAGTCTTCTCCGTGTTCTACACTATCCTCACACCCATGCTTAATCCACTCATCTATAGTTTGAGGAACAAGGATGTGACCAGAGCTATGAAGAGGGCACTGGCCAGGTGCAAGGGTGTACAAAGAGTGTCAGGGATGCCTTTTGACACTTGA